The DNA region TACAAAGAGTAAtacaactaaaattaaaataaaaaatactaatattgcCTAGCATTGGCGAAGATatagaaaacaatattaatgaCAAAATTGATACGTGGCAAACCCTAATGAGGCCTGTTCCAGTGACATGATCAGCATGAACAGGGGTACTGTTCTCGATAAGATTGATCATCACTGAGTATGTACTAATTTATTGCTTGGTTtcatttaactttaaaatatacAGATTTTCAAAAGTCAAAGTTGTAgatcacaatttaaaaaacccaGTTTGAGAATCCTCAAATTAGCATATCAATGGCTAAAATCAGTGCTAGTGAAAGCAAAATAACTGAAGCAAGCATAACAGAAACGGAACCGTAACAAAAATAGAAACAGAACCAACTCTAGAGTTTCCAAAATAGAAGCAAGATAATTGAAAGGGTAAAGCAATAATCACCtgaattacaaaatttaaaagattggGCACggcttcttgttcttgttcgTATTTTTAAGAgggaagcaaaagaaaagagatgaaaAAGGCGCCAATGACTATGTCTACCTCCTCCATGTTTTGGTCGTGCATGAGATACCTTTCTTGGATATTTGAACTGATACGCTTCAAATGGCGGTCCTGAATCTCTCACTGGTTgccattaagaaaaataaataaattaattggtggATTTTCTTTCAAGAGAGCGATAGGTGGATTGGTGATCTAGTTCTACAAGTCTAAATTCAAAATGTGAGGCAATGGGGAATACGGGAGCTGTCACTTATTGCCCGTTCTAAATTTGGGATGATCCTTGAAAGCGGCACTTGCcccttttttatatgtatatataaccTTCCATATTGTAATTAATGGCTGCCCTACGAACTAGGCTTTTTTCccgtaataataattaatggttAAAAACTCGTAAGAGAAACCGAGGGAGAACCTATGAAATATGCATGTAGAGCTCGGAGAGAAGGAGCTAGCCTTGAAATCTCTTTAACCATTTTTATTAGAAAGACAATAGATGGAGACAGAAAGAGTACAGAACATTGCATCTACATTCGAAGATACAATCCCGGAAGCGTTTATCAGATCCGAGCATGAGCAACCTGCAATCACCACTGTTCATGGGGTCAACCTTGATGTCCCCGTCATCGATGTAAGCGACCCGGATGAGGAAAAGATCACCCGTTTGATCGCTGATGCTAGCCGGGAGTGGGGCATGTTCCAAATTGTGAACCATGGCATACCGAGTGAGGTCATAAGCAAGTTTCAGAGTGTGGGTAGAGCCTTTTTTGAGCTCCCACAAGTAGAGAAGGAACTCTATGCCAAGCCACCAGGGGCTAAGTCTATTGAAGGATATGGAACCTTTCTACAAAAAGAAGTAGAGGGCAAGAAAGGTTGGGTTGATCATTTATTCCACAGGATATGGCCTCCTCCTGCCATTAATTACCGGTTCTGGCCAAAAAATCCACCTCTATACAGGTTTGAAGCATTTTGTTAATCTCTCttggaatattttttcttaatttcgttcaacattttatttattttttagaataaatacaTTTCACCATTTTTTTCCATAGTCGGTAATGTCCAAGGACGGAGCCAGAAATTTTTTCTATCTtgggctattaaataaatatataatttttttaaagatcaattattaacttatgtacatgaatttttgaagttaacagtaaagttttaattcaaatacattacccaaaatattaaaaaataaatttgaaggtCACCCCAAAAAGTGTAGCTCAATTGGTCAAATCTTGGGTTTGCTCCCCAGAGGTCACGAGTTCGAGTTTCACAAACCTCAGAACCACTGAAGGCTtatatagtcgttaacttcagagccCATGGGATTAGTTGAGATACGTGCAAGTTGgctcggacacccacgttaatctaaaaataaataaatttgaaggtacataaaattgaaatgaaagtaaaaataaatccaCTATTGAAGTTACATTCTTCGAtgttttgtggaatataattcatctataatcgaaTCTGAATTGATATTGTAACAACCTCTTAACCggtataaaataacaatctcatgtcaattggaaaacaaaataattaaattttttccctctctcaattcctccttccttcacttgattcttccttatattagtattttataagctagattttttaagtttacaaggttattctttcactttttttatttttttccttggatttttttttatgtttttcccttacttttctctttttctctctcgccttttcttttcttttttttttattttgcttctgCCGagtcggcaacatataaaaggaaggaagagctgatttgttttattttttaatgacaaataaccattttacccttaataagTCATTCTGCTTTTAtttaacgattttttttttgttagcactatCAAACTTcattcatcctaaaattttaaccggattttattcaatatattttagaattcctcgtaaaattttagctcaatctgatggttgaattaaaaattatgtccAATAACATACAAGtggttaaattgtaatttttcatcaaatttatgaatttctctaaaaattttgGAATTTTGACCCAAGCTAAAGCATCAGATTAGAAGACTCTATGcaaattttcaagaatttttgaTACTCAATAaagaatgataaattatttttattaaactagtaaaaaaatattgataaaatcttaaccTAGACTATAACGCACCCAAATCTTTATCATGCCTCCGCCCATGGTAACGTCCGAAATCGAAAGGGTTTAAAAATGAGCTAGCAGCCTACCATAATAAAGTCAAACTATTCATGGAATGAGAAGAAAATTTGCAAAGATAAGACagtcctttatttatttattttaagaattgcAACAGtgagtttattttgattaactAATTGTCTCAATTTGTTTCGACGTTGTGTTAGTTTTCTCTCGTCTTCAAAAATTGTTTTAGCATTAATTGGCATATCGACATGACGGCATCTTTCTCTGCATGTGAAGAATTTtaacaaacattttaaaatgtaatctaCTTTCTCGTTGCAGGGAAGCCAACGAGGAATACGTAAAGTATCTGCACGGGGTTGTAGACAAACTCTTCAAGAGCCTGTCGTTAGACTTGGGGCTTGAAGAGCATGAACTCAAAGAAGCTGTGGGCGGAGATGAGTTGACATACCTCTCAAAATAAACTACTATCCTCCTGCCCCGTCCTGATCTAGCTCTTGGGTTGGTGGCTCACACTGACATGTGCTCCATAACAATTCTTCTTCCCAATGACATTCAGGGCCTCCAGGCCTGCAGAGATGGACAGTGGTATTGTGTCAAGTACATACCAAATGCATTAGTCATCCACATCGGCGACCAGATTGAGGTGCCTCTCTCTCCAAACTAAATGCTCCGAGTGCTCGCTAATTACTATATTTCTGCTAACAAATCCTTGTCTTTTTACAGATTTTGAGCAATGGGAAGTATAAGAGTGTGTTCCACAGAACCACAGTAACCAAAGATAAGACAAGAATGTCATGGCCTGTGTTCTTGGAGCCTCCACCTGACCTCGCCGTAGGGCCTCATCCAAGCTCGTTAATGAACAGAATCCCCCCAGTACAGACCAAGAAGTATTGGTGATTATTGCTATTGTAAGCTCAACAAGATTCCACAATAGGTGAAGTCAGGAGGAGGATACGACTTACGAGTGTAGTTTTCTGTATTTCTTGTGTTCGCGTAATTGTGTTGCAAGGAGAATCAACCCCTTTAATGACTTCAACAGAAAATTCCTTTTAACATGCGAACATAATATGAAATCTGCCGAATATTTTTACCATGTCATAAATTTAATGCCGATCTTTAATGAGAGAGGTAATTATTATGTAATAAAGGCAATCAACCTCTCTTTGTTTATTGTATTAGTTTAGATAtctttcattttgaatttataacaaCTCCCTTTCAAAACTTAGCTTagctgcattgttttttaaattcgtCTAACTTGGTCTTTATACACCTTGATATCAATGAATAAACATTGGCctttattattatctaaaaacaaaaaaaacagtggctttatttcatcttttctcctttttttttctcatcacaAGCTATCAAGGGAAttaaaatttctcattttttggaatttattatatcagtgatatttattttaaaattttttataattaattttaatatttgtaattattGGGATAAAGCTAACAATCAGCTAttcagtttaatttaaaatatatttgtttaattaacaattatatagtTTCATTAACAGTCATAATATTTCAAGTTTATATAAACATGTTACTAtgcaaagaatatatatatataaaatgtattttctttctgtctttttttttattctttaagagGTTTACATGGTTTAATTGTATCATTGATATGTTGTATCTGTAAGGAATAAATAAACACCTTAAAAATAGAGTTTTCACCCCTTTAAAccaactttatatttatttctatacCCAACCAATTTACTTACTTTAACAAAGTATCTTAACTCTTGTCCCGGGGGATGAAATTAGAGAGTCAAAGGAGATTACAAGGCCATAGGAGAAAAGGTTGTAGGAGATAGAGAGGGTATTatagaaaagaaggaagaagaagaaaggggaaatagagaaaagaaaagaagaaaagatttttttgatgAGTAGAAGGTGTTGCGGACGTGAACCTTTAAATTCATAAGTTTGTTTTCtctaaagtaataataataaagtttgcCTTCTTAAGAGGTTTATAAAAGTTTAAATAGGCCAGAAACCCTACatcaactaagaaaaaaaacaaaaatctaaaattacaaaagaaagaaacataaaaatccaaaataaacaagagatccgaaaataacaaggaaaatcataaaaaactgCTAAAATAGGGGTTCAAcgagattttatatatttaaagatttGATAGTCCACATAGCAATGTAGTGATTATTCTAGAGAAAACAACCTCCAGGAAATTCTGTAAGAATTTAAACACAACTCAATAGTCAGacaaaaaactatgatttttttgagttattattttaa from Populus alba chromosome 14, ASM523922v2, whole genome shotgun sequence includes:
- the LOC118041763 gene encoding LOW QUALITY PROTEIN: flavonol synthase/flavanone 3-hydroxylase-like (The sequence of the model RefSeq protein was modified relative to this genomic sequence to represent the inferred CDS: inserted 3 bases in 2 codons; deleted 1 base in 1 codon); its protein translation is METERVQNIASTFEDTIPEAFIRSEHEQPAITTVHGVNLDVPVIDVSDPDEEKITRLIADASREWGMFQIVNHGIPSEVISKFQSVGRAFFELPQVEKELYAKPPGAKSIEGYGTFLQKEVEGKKGWVDHLFHRIWPPPAINYRFWPKNPPLYREANEEYVKYLHGVVDKLFKSLSLDLGLEEHELKEAVGGDELTYXLKINYYPPAPXPDLALGLVAHTDMCSITILLPNDIQGLQACRDGQWYCVKYIPNALVIHIGDQIEILSNGKYKSVFHRTTVTKDKTRMSWPVFLEPPPDLAVGPHPSSLMNRIPPVQTKKYGDYCYCKLNKIPQ